A segment of the Clostridia bacterium genome:
GGCAAACGCCTCCAATGTCAGCCGCAGACTTTGCTGTGTCTGGCTGAACAGACCCTCGACTTCTTCCATCCCCTCCGGCGAAAGCGCCAGATCCTCCTGCTGGATCTTGCGGGCCAGCTGGATCACGTTCATAAGGATATCACCCACGTGCTCTAGGTCATTGGCGGTGTATAGAACCTGGATGCTTCGCTCCATCAGGGGATCCGGCAGACCGGCATCTCCCAGTCCCGCCAGGTAGCGGCTAATCTGGCGGTACAGGCTGTCCATAGCCTGTTCTGCCTCCGCCATGCGATCCCACATCTCTTCGCTGCCCAGGCGTACCGCCGGTAGCACCCGGCTCATCATTTCTTCCTGCAAAATCCGTCCCATCTCAACCGTCTGCCGGTGAGCCTGATCCACGGCCAGCTCCGGTACCGAAAGCAGGCTCTCATCTAAGAAGCGGGCTTCGGTCATGCCAGCCTCACGGTCGGGCCAAGCCCATTCCATGAAGCGGGCAATGCGACCGGCAAAGGGTAGAAAGATCGCAGCCATCGCCAGGGAGAACAGGGTATGGGCATTGGCCACCTGGCGGCTGACATCTCCAGAAGTAGCCAGCACCAGCGCCGTCAGCGGGTGATACAACGGTAAGAAGACTAGCCCGTTGACTAACTTGAAGCCCAAGTTGGCTAACGCGGCTCGCTTGGGTTCCCGGCCCGGGGCCCCTAGGCTGGAGAGCACCCCGCCCACCGTCCCGCCCACATGGGCACCCAAGACGAACGGAACGATGGCATAGGGCCCCAAAAGCCCCTCTGAGGCCAAAGTCATCAGCAGGGCCAGGAAGGCGGTACTGGACTGCAGCACTGCCGTGCCCACCAGTCCCACTCCAAACCCTAGCAGCGGGGCTCGTTCCAGGCGTACCAGCGCCTCAGCTACACCGGGATAGGTGCCCAGCGGGGCTACGGCTTGAGACATTACCGCCATACCGTAGAATAAAAGGCCGAAGCCCAAAATGGCCTGACCCAGGCTGCGCTGGCGGGAACGCCGCGAGAAGAGGTGCAACAGCGCTCCCACAAACAGCAAGAGTAGAGCCAAGTTGGTGACCCGAAAGGCAATGAGCTGGGCGGTCAGGGAGCCCCCGATAGCCGATCCCAA
Coding sequences within it:
- a CDS encoding Na/Pi cotransporter family protein; protein product: MAAVTILVGLAGGLGLFIFGMQVCSEGLQKMAARRLKRLVRAVTDRPWLALLSGVIITFALQGSNATAALVVGFVSAKIMTLAQALGVLLGSAIGGSLTAQLIAFRVTNLALLLLFVGALLHLFSRRSRQRSLGQAILGFGLLFYGMAVMSQAVAPLGTYPGVAEALVRLERAPLLGFGVGLVGTAVLQSSTAFLALLMTLASEGLLGPYAIVPFVLGAHVGGTVGGVLSSLGAPGREPKRAALANLGFKLVNGLVFLPLYHPLTALVLATSGDVSRQVANAHTLFSLAMAAIFLPFAGRIARFMEWAWPDREAGMTEARFLDESLLSVPELAVDQAHRQTVEMGRILQEEMMSRVLPAVRLGSEEMWDRMAEAEQAMDSLYRQISRYLAGLGDAGLPDPLMERSIQVLYTANDLEHVGDILMNVIQLARKIQQEDLALSPEGMEEVEGLFSQTQQSLRLTLEAFATLDSALASRVIKEHPRILRLEQELRFSHFDRLQSGNAQTMATSAIHLDLMEAFLRIEGHAVNIARAIMGMV